From a single Lactococcus carnosus genomic region:
- the mltG gene encoding endolytic transglycosylase MltG, protein MEDKDTQNFERESFKEKILRQLAAGNQSLDDIEPETVFSDVQQDSNSDVNLFADRAKLGEKITEDITHDSHAISSTEIGDTALEEVLTAANSEYEQAYEPNVHNSRTSDEMTTPPEKMTDMTSQKRQTQESLKRSAKKKSKKLAGKIIASIVLILFIVGGATAYFGFRYGKSEIQPYSLTDTTVKAINIPKGSSSKDIGILLEKNKIIKNATAFKYYTKLNSFTDFKSGYYNLSPNMTLTEIAKTLQKGGTDKPVAPILGKITIPEGYTIDQMSNQISENADASKSKTPFTKDAFLKVVTDQAFIDKMKATYPDLLGDLPDKASGVKYQLEGYLFPATYEYTKNSTVTMVVEEMIAAMNQNMQPYYAKIKATSSTVNEILSIAALTEKEANNDADRRNVAQVFYNRINAGMTLGSNISILYAEGKLGQKTSLAEDAAVNTRLDSPFNLYTNLGYGPGPVTNPSLSAIKAAVEPTANNDFYFVADVTTGKVYFSETIAEHDENVKKYVNDKLSSDSTSNSHE, encoded by the coding sequence TTGGAAGATAAAGATACCCAAAATTTTGAGCGAGAGAGTTTTAAAGAAAAAATTCTCCGTCAATTAGCAGCAGGCAATCAATCTTTGGATGATATTGAACCGGAGACTGTTTTTTCTGATGTGCAACAGGATAGCAATAGTGATGTTAATTTATTCGCTGATCGAGCCAAACTAGGCGAGAAAATAACTGAGGATATTACCCACGATAGTCATGCTATCAGTTCCACTGAAATAGGTGATACAGCACTTGAGGAAGTATTAACGGCTGCTAATTCTGAATATGAACAGGCATATGAGCCAAATGTGCACAATAGTCGAACATCTGATGAGATGACTACCCCACCGGAGAAGATGACAGACATGACCTCTCAAAAAAGACAAACACAAGAAAGCTTGAAACGATCAGCTAAGAAAAAATCTAAAAAATTGGCTGGGAAAATTATTGCATCAATTGTATTGATTTTATTTATTGTCGGTGGCGCGACAGCCTATTTTGGCTTTCGTTATGGTAAAAGTGAAATCCAGCCTTATAGTTTAACAGATACGACAGTTAAGGCAATCAATATTCCTAAAGGGTCGTCAAGCAAAGATATCGGCATACTACTTGAAAAAAATAAAATTATCAAGAATGCAACAGCCTTTAAATATTATACTAAGTTAAATAGTTTTACAGACTTTAAATCAGGTTACTATAATTTGTCACCCAACATGACCTTGACAGAGATAGCTAAAACGTTACAAAAGGGTGGTACAGATAAACCAGTTGCCCCTATATTAGGTAAAATTACCATACCTGAAGGCTATACGATCGATCAAATGTCTAATCAGATTTCAGAGAATGCTGATGCTAGCAAATCCAAAACACCCTTCACTAAAGATGCCTTTCTGAAGGTAGTGACAGATCAAGCTTTCATAGATAAGATGAAAGCGACTTATCCGGATCTATTAGGTGATTTACCAGATAAAGCATCCGGTGTTAAATACCAACTAGAAGGCTATCTGTTCCCTGCAACCTATGAGTACACTAAAAATTCAACGGTGACGATGGTCGTTGAAGAGATGATTGCAGCAATGAACCAAAATATGCAACCTTATTATGCCAAAATCAAAGCAACCTCAAGTACGGTGAATGAGATTTTATCTATTGCAGCTTTAACTGAAAAGGAAGCAAATAATGATGCGGATCGTAGAAACGTCGCACAGGTTTTCTACAATCGTATCAATGCTGGTATGACATTAGGCTCAAATATTTCTATTTTGTATGCAGAAGGCAAATTGGGTCAAAAAACGAGCTTGGCTGAGGATGCAGCAGTTAATACAAGATTGGACTCGCCATTTAATCTATATACAAATCTAGGCTATGGTCCAGGCCCAGTAACTAACCCTAGTTTATCAGCGATAAAAGCAGCGGTTGAACCAACAGCTAATAATGATTTCTACTTTGTGGCAGATGTCACAACAGGGAAAGTTTATTTCTCTGAAACAATAGCAGAACATGATGAGAATGTAAAAAAATATGTGAACGACAAATTATCTTCAGACTCGACTAGTAACAGTCATGAATGA
- the greA gene encoding transcription elongation factor GreA — translation MADTKTYQMTREGFEGLEAELDNLKLVKRAEIVERIKIARSYGDLSENSEYEAAKDEQAFVEGRIATVETMIRNAEIVDNAGVKRNEVALGKTVTFTEIGEKDSETYKIVGSAEADPFNGKISNESPIAAALIGKKTGDEVIIPLPVGEMKVEIVKVSTK, via the coding sequence ATGGCAGATACAAAAACATACCAAATGACCCGTGAGGGCTTTGAAGGATTAGAAGCAGAGCTAGATAACCTCAAGCTTGTTAAACGTGCAGAAATTGTTGAACGCATTAAAATCGCACGGTCATATGGTGACTTATCAGAGAATTCTGAATATGAAGCAGCCAAAGACGAGCAAGCCTTTGTTGAGGGACGTATTGCAACAGTTGAAACAATGATCAGAAATGCTGAAATTGTTGATAACGCAGGTGTTAAACGCAACGAAGTTGCACTGGGTAAAACCGTAACCTTTACCGAAATTGGTGAAAAAGATAGTGAAACCTACAAAATTGTAGGTTCCGCAGAAGCTGATCCTTTTAATGGTAAAATTTCAAATGAGTCACCGATTGCAGCAGCCTTAATTGGTAAAAAAACAGGTGATGAAGTGATTATTCCTTTACCAGTTGGTGAGATGAAAGTTGAAATCGTTAAAGTATCAACTAAATAG
- a CDS encoding CtsR family transcriptional regulator, translating into MRNTSDMIEKYLKELLSQATEIEIRRSEIAANFGVVPSQINYVIKTRFTLPKGFEVESKRGGGGYIRIVRIQYSDEHDFLMALIPKIPEKLSVSMLQDLLQLLFNEKIVDEREGNLLLLTLSSPVLTDLQRAILFTTLVHGFDKLY; encoded by the coding sequence ATGAGAAATACATCGGATATGATTGAGAAATACCTCAAAGAGCTACTTTCTCAGGCGACTGAAATAGAGATCAGACGCTCAGAAATAGCTGCTAATTTTGGGGTTGTACCCAGTCAAATCAACTATGTAATCAAAACACGTTTTACTCTACCTAAGGGCTTTGAGGTTGAGAGTAAACGTGGGGGTGGCGGTTATATCCGGATTGTGAGAATTCAATATTCTGACGAGCATGACTTTTTGATGGCACTCATACCAAAAATACCCGAAAAATTATCAGTTAGTATGTTACAAGATTTACTGCAATTACTTTTTAATGAAAAGATTGTAGATGAACGTGAAGGGAATTTATTATTGTTGACCTTAAGTAGTCCTGTCTTAACGGATTTACAGCGGGCAATTCTTTTTACCACATTAGTTCATGGCTTTGACAAACTGTATTGA
- a CDS encoding ATP-dependent Clp protease ATP-binding subunit: protein MTQKQTPILQEILKTARIFAAGNGAEYAETQHVLAGMLSVNDSFSQNILTDHDVTIDMALAEIESQHLPEKTLQVSNIKFSPKVVRLLSEADAFAQQNHLSETGSEHLLYILLTDDDNVAKKLLELNKIKTTEIVKDLVELGNLTVKKVTRKAVTPMGKRDAASDVSASSLTPTLDSVARDVTDDARQGRIDPMIGRDKEIERVIHILSRRTKNNPVLVGEPGVGKSAIIEGLAQRIVDGNIPISMQGFRLMSLNIANVVAGTKFRGEFEDRMTAIVDEVSQDANTIVFVDELHTIVGAGGGTDSVTDASNIMKPALARGEFKLIGATTFNEYQKYIEKDAALERRFAKVTVEEPTADETVAILQGLKATFEDFHQVSFEDDAIKTAVQLSVRYMPSRRLPDKAIDLLDEAAAAVKIATKNNLLEQRALDKQLVSLEAQLQEAVINKAFKEAKALRVSLEKQVKRREKVISKKHISRVAETDVFAVVSNLTGVPVTQMSKSEMKRLVNLEKELHKRVIGQSEAVSAVANAIRRSRSGISDDRRPMGSFMFLGPTGVGKTELAKALAETVFGDETSMIRIDMSEYMEKFNTSRLVGAPPGYVGYEEGGQLTEQVRNKPYAVVLFDEAEKAHPDVFNLLLQILDDGFITDGKGRKVDFRNTIIIMTSNLGATALRDEKTVGFGTTNQSANYAAMKSRILEELKKQYRPEFLNRIDESIVFHPLAEKELSDIVKIMVKPLVDRLANRQITLKLSATAYQLIAKHGFDPEYGARPIRKALEKDLENQLSDKLLLGEIATGSLVTVGTRSDKLTIKVK from the coding sequence ATGACACAAAAACAGACACCTATACTTCAAGAAATTTTGAAAACAGCGCGTATTTTTGCAGCTGGAAATGGCGCAGAGTACGCAGAAACACAACATGTTTTAGCAGGTATGTTATCCGTCAATGATAGCTTTAGTCAAAATATTTTAACTGATCACGATGTGACGATTGATATGGCATTGGCTGAAATTGAGAGCCAGCACTTACCCGAAAAAACACTGCAGGTGTCCAATATTAAATTTTCACCTAAGGTCGTCCGCTTATTATCAGAAGCTGATGCCTTTGCTCAGCAAAATCACTTATCAGAAACAGGATCTGAACACCTGCTTTATATCTTGTTAACAGATGACGATAATGTCGCTAAGAAACTACTAGAATTGAATAAAATCAAGACGACTGAAATTGTTAAAGATTTAGTTGAATTGGGGAATCTTACTGTCAAAAAAGTGACTAGAAAAGCAGTTACACCGATGGGGAAACGCGATGCTGCGTCTGATGTTTCCGCGTCTAGCTTGACACCAACACTTGACTCAGTAGCGCGTGACGTCACAGATGATGCAAGGCAAGGTCGTATTGATCCTATGATTGGGCGAGATAAAGAGATTGAACGCGTCATCCATATTTTAAGTCGTCGTACCAAAAATAATCCTGTCCTCGTTGGTGAGCCAGGTGTTGGTAAATCTGCAATCATTGAAGGACTTGCACAACGGATCGTAGATGGCAATATTCCGATTAGCATGCAAGGCTTTCGCTTGATGTCGCTAAACATTGCTAACGTGGTTGCAGGTACTAAATTCCGTGGGGAATTTGAAGATCGTATGACAGCCATTGTAGATGAAGTCAGTCAAGATGCGAATACGATTGTTTTTGTTGACGAATTACATACGATTGTTGGTGCTGGAGGCGGAACAGATTCTGTCACGGATGCCTCTAATATCATGAAACCAGCATTGGCTCGAGGCGAGTTTAAATTGATTGGTGCAACAACTTTTAATGAGTATCAAAAGTATATCGAAAAAGATGCAGCCTTAGAACGTCGTTTTGCAAAGGTAACTGTAGAGGAGCCTACAGCAGATGAAACCGTTGCGATTTTACAAGGGTTAAAGGCAACCTTTGAAGATTTTCATCAGGTTAGTTTTGAGGATGATGCCATTAAAACAGCTGTTCAGCTAAGTGTTCGTTACATGCCTAGTCGCAGATTGCCAGATAAGGCGATTGACTTACTAGATGAGGCAGCAGCAGCTGTCAAAATAGCGACTAAAAATAATTTGCTTGAACAACGTGCACTTGACAAGCAACTTGTATCTTTAGAAGCACAACTCCAAGAAGCAGTCATAAATAAAGCGTTTAAAGAAGCAAAAGCCTTGAGAGTCTCGCTTGAGAAACAGGTGAAGCGACGTGAAAAGGTAATCAGTAAAAAGCATATCAGTCGTGTAGCAGAAACAGATGTATTTGCTGTTGTCTCTAATTTAACTGGTGTGCCAGTTACACAAATGAGCAAAAGTGAGATGAAACGCCTAGTTAATTTGGAAAAAGAGTTACACAAGCGTGTTATTGGGCAAAGTGAAGCAGTTAGTGCAGTAGCAAACGCAATTCGTAGAAGCCGTTCGGGTATCTCTGATGATAGACGGCCAATGGGATCCTTCATGTTTTTAGGGCCAACAGGTGTTGGTAAAACAGAACTTGCCAAAGCATTGGCAGAAACTGTATTTGGCGACGAGACCAGTATGATCCGGATTGACATGAGCGAATACATGGAGAAATTTAATACGAGCCGATTAGTCGGTGCGCCTCCTGGTTACGTAGGCTATGAAGAAGGCGGACAACTGACAGAACAAGTTCGCAATAAACCTTATGCGGTCGTCCTTTTTGATGAAGCAGAAAAAGCACATCCAGATGTCTTTAACTTACTCTTACAAATTCTTGACGATGGGTTTATCACAGATGGTAAAGGTCGCAAAGTTGATTTTCGCAATACAATCATTATTATGACCAGCAATTTGGGTGCAACAGCCTTACGTGATGAAAAAACAGTCGGCTTTGGTACGACTAACCAATCAGCCAATTATGCAGCCATGAAATCTAGAATACTTGAAGAGCTGAAGAAACAATATCGACCTGAATTTTTAAATCGGATAGATGAAAGTATTGTCTTTCATCCTTTGGCTGAAAAAGAATTATCTGATATCGTCAAGATTATGGTAAAACCTTTAGTTGATAGATTAGCCAATAGACAGATCACTTTGAAGCTATCAGCAACAGCTTATCAGTTAATTGCTAAACATGGCTTTGATCCAGAATATGGTGCAAGACCAATTAGAAAAGCTTTAGAAAAAGATCTTGAGAACCAACTTTCAGATAAGCTATTGCTAGGCGAGATTGCAACAGGAAGCCTTGTAACAGTGGGGACTAGAAGTGATAAGCTAACGATTAAGGTAAAATGA
- the hpf gene encoding ribosome hibernation-promoting factor, HPF/YfiA family, producing MIKFNIRGENIEVTDSIRSYVEEKISKLEKYFTENQELTAHVNLKVYAEKTSKVEVTIPAKNITLRAEDTSQELYGSIDLVQEKLERQIRKYKTKVQKKRSNIATGKVFETFVELSAEEEIDEQNVEIVRTKNIDLKPMDAEEAVLQMELVDHDFFIFNDAETNATSIVYRREDGNIGLIETK from the coding sequence ATGATTAAATTTAATATTCGCGGTGAAAACATCGAAGTAACAGACAGCATCCGAAGCTATGTCGAAGAAAAAATCAGCAAACTTGAAAAATACTTCACTGAAAATCAAGAGTTAACAGCTCATGTGAATCTGAAGGTTTATGCAGAAAAAACATCAAAAGTTGAAGTCACTATTCCTGCAAAAAATATTACCTTGCGTGCTGAGGATACATCTCAAGAACTTTACGGCTCAATTGACCTTGTACAAGAAAAACTAGAGCGTCAAATCAGAAAATACAAAACAAAAGTTCAAAAGAAACGTAGTAATATCGCAACAGGTAAAGTATTTGAAACGTTTGTAGAGCTATCTGCTGAAGAAGAAATAGATGAACAAAATGTTGAAATTGTACGGACTAAAAATATTGACTTGAAACCGATGGATGCAGAAGAAGCTGTTTTACAGATGGAGCTTGTTGACCATGATTTCTTTATCTTTAATGATGCTGAAACAAATGCAACAAGTATTGTCTACCGTCGAGAAGATGGGAACATCGGTTTGATCGAAACAAAGTAA
- the eno gene encoding phosphopyruvate hydratase, with amino-acid sequence MSIITDVYAREVLDSRGNPTIEVEVYTESGAFGRGMVPSGASTGEHEAVELRDGDKSRYLGKGVQKAVDNVNNVIAEAIIGYDVRDQQAIDRAMIALDGTPTKGKLGANAILGVSIAAARAAADFLEIPLYHYLGGFNTKVLPTPMMNIINGGSHADNSIDFQEFMIMPVGAPTFKEALRYGAEVFHALASILKAKGYSTAVGDEGGFAPNLKSNDEGFEVIIEAIEKAGYVPGKDIVLAMDAASSEFYNKEKGVYEFGKLANKPEEEWELKTEKEMISYYEGLVAKFPIISIEDGLDENDWAGWVEFTKALGKKIQIVGDDFFVTNTDYLKRGIAEGASNSILIKVNQIGTLTETFEAIEMAKEAGFTAVVSHRSGETEDSTISDIAVATNAGQIKTGSLSRTDRIAKYNQLLRIEDQLGEVAVYKGLDSFYNIKDKSSF; translated from the coding sequence ATGTCAATTATTACTGATGTTTACGCTCGCGAAGTCCTAGACTCACGCGGTAACCCAACTATCGAAGTAGAAGTTTACACTGAATCAGGCGCATTTGGCCGTGGTATGGTACCTTCAGGTGCTTCTACTGGTGAACACGAAGCTGTTGAGCTCCGTGATGGTGACAAATCTCGTTACCTTGGTAAAGGCGTACAAAAAGCTGTTGACAACGTAAACAACGTTATCGCTGAAGCTATCATTGGTTACGATGTTCGTGATCAACAAGCTATCGACCGTGCGATGATCGCATTGGACGGAACACCAACTAAAGGTAAACTTGGCGCTAACGCAATTCTTGGTGTGTCTATCGCTGCTGCTCGCGCTGCTGCTGACTTCCTTGAAATCCCACTTTACCACTACCTTGGTGGTTTCAATACGAAAGTATTGCCAACACCAATGATGAACATCATCAATGGTGGTTCGCATGCTGACAACTCTATTGACTTCCAAGAATTCATGATCATGCCAGTTGGCGCGCCTACTTTCAAAGAAGCGCTCCGTTATGGTGCAGAAGTATTCCATGCTTTGGCTTCAATCCTTAAAGCTAAAGGGTATTCTACTGCTGTTGGTGATGAAGGTGGATTTGCGCCTAACCTTAAATCAAATGATGAAGGTTTCGAAGTGATCATCGAAGCGATCGAAAAAGCTGGTTATGTGCCAGGTAAAGATATCGTTTTAGCGATGGATGCTGCATCTTCTGAATTCTACAACAAAGAAAAAGGCGTTTACGAATTTGGTAAATTAGCTAACAAACCAGAAGAAGAGTGGGAACTTAAAACTGAGAAAGAAATGATTTCTTACTACGAAGGTCTCGTAGCTAAATTCCCAATCATCTCTATCGAAGATGGTCTTGACGAAAACGACTGGGCTGGCTGGGTTGAATTTACTAAAGCACTTGGTAAGAAAATCCAAATCGTTGGTGATGACTTCTTCGTTACTAACACAGACTACCTTAAACGTGGTATCGCTGAAGGCGCATCAAACTCAATTCTTATCAAAGTTAACCAAATCGGTACTTTGACTGAAACGTTTGAAGCAATCGAAATGGCTAAAGAAGCTGGTTTCACTGCTGTTGTCTCTCACCGTTCAGGTGAAACTGAAGATTCTACTATCTCAGACATCGCTGTTGCAACTAATGCTGGTCAAATCAAAACTGGTTCATTATCACGTACTGACCGTATTGCTAAATACAACCAATTACTTCGTATCGAAGATCAACTTGGTGAAGTTGCAGTCTACAAAGGTCTTGATTCATTCTACAACATCAAAGACAAATCAAGCTTCTAA
- a CDS encoding asparaginase — translation MKKILVIHTGGTISMHEEDGQILPGDINPMTHVHLTSHDDIEISSIDLLNLPSPHITPQHMLIIYQELKLKLPYFDGAVITHGTDTLEETAYFLDTLALPDDKPVVLTGAMRSSNELGSDGVYNYRSALRVAADDKAVGKGVLVVMNDEIHAAKYVTKTHTTNVSTFQTPTHGPLGLLTKHDCLYFQTAEARVRFDLSEITGTIPIIKAYAGMGAGILVLLDSEHIDGLVIEALGAGNLPPDAVPYLTNLIANGTPVILVSRCFNGIAEAVYGYEGGGVSLAQSGVMFVKELNSQKARLKLLIALNSGLTGQALKAYIEG, via the coding sequence ATGAAAAAAATATTAGTTATCCACACAGGTGGGACAATCAGCATGCATGAAGAAGATGGCCAAATTTTACCTGGTGATATTAACCCTATGACACACGTGCATTTAACAAGTCATGATGACATTGAGATTAGCAGCATTGATTTACTCAATCTACCTAGCCCACATATTACACCACAGCACATGTTGATCATCTATCAAGAGCTTAAACTAAAGCTGCCTTATTTTGATGGTGCAGTCATCACACATGGGACTGATACCCTTGAAGAAACAGCCTATTTTCTAGATACACTTGCCTTACCTGATGACAAGCCAGTCGTGCTAACTGGTGCCATGAGAAGTTCAAATGAGCTTGGCAGTGATGGGGTTTATAATTATAGAAGCGCCCTTCGTGTTGCGGCAGATGATAAGGCAGTTGGAAAGGGCGTATTAGTCGTCATGAACGATGAAATTCATGCCGCTAAGTATGTGACAAAAACGCATACGACAAACGTGTCAACCTTTCAAACGCCGACCCATGGCCCTTTAGGACTTTTAACCAAGCATGATTGTTTATATTTTCAAACTGCTGAAGCTAGAGTCCGATTTGATTTATCTGAGATAACAGGCACGATTCCGATTATCAAGGCATACGCAGGTATGGGAGCCGGTATTTTAGTACTCCTTGATTCTGAGCATATTGATGGCCTCGTGATTGAAGCATTAGGTGCTGGCAATCTACCACCTGATGCAGTGCCTTACCTGACAAACTTGATAGCTAATGGGACACCCGTAATTCTTGTATCTAGATGCTTCAACGGTATTGCAGAAGCAGTGTACGGCTATGAGGGAGGGGGCGTCTCCCTTGCCCAATCTGGTGTCATGTTTGTCAAAGAACTCAATAGTCAAAAAGCCCGTCTCAAATTACTGATTGCTTTAAACAGTGGTTTGACAGGACAAGCACTTAAAGCCTATATAGAAGGTTAA
- a CDS encoding magnesium transporter CorA family protein produces the protein MITNYRLEKNELVASSDGVDFILVSEPSREEIGKLAKAYDFPFDYIGGILDDDENARFEIDANHNLLLLLQYPSVEDGTTEVFPFSLVVNSQKHAVILSLNHASDLSTILNRHYDVSRYQHEIIFQVMSTLGKLFHDYLSQYKKRMKGIEAELKLSQENAQIMEIIRSQKSLIYFEAALEDNIEVYEKLMTYLRAHDENGFSNHIFDIYVEADQALTTTKIQLRLLENLSDLFSNIVSNNLNIIMKIMTSATFIMTIPAIIAGLYGMNVKLPFQNVSYAFWLIVLAATLISWLVFRIMIRKRMF, from the coding sequence ATGATTACTAATTATCGTTTAGAAAAAAATGAACTAGTGGCATCTAGTGATGGCGTTGACTTTATCTTAGTCAGTGAGCCAAGTAGAGAAGAGATCGGTAAGCTTGCGAAAGCATATGACTTTCCTTTTGACTATATTGGTGGCATCCTTGATGATGATGAGAATGCGAGATTTGAGATAGATGCCAATCACAACCTGCTCCTGTTGTTACAGTATCCTTCTGTTGAGGATGGCACAACGGAGGTCTTTCCCTTTTCTTTGGTTGTCAATAGCCAGAAACATGCTGTGATTCTATCCTTAAATCATGCCAGTGATTTATCTACTATCCTTAACCGACATTACGATGTGTCACGCTATCAACATGAAATTATTTTTCAAGTGATGAGCACATTAGGCAAGCTATTTCACGATTACTTGTCACAATATAAAAAGCGGATGAAGGGGATAGAAGCGGAACTGAAACTATCGCAGGAAAATGCACAAATCATGGAAATTATTCGCTCTCAAAAAAGTTTGATTTATTTTGAAGCAGCGCTTGAAGACAATATTGAAGTGTATGAAAAACTGATGACCTATTTACGGGCCCATGATGAAAATGGCTTTTCCAATCATATTTTTGATATTTATGTTGAGGCAGATCAAGCCTTAACGACGACGAAAATTCAGCTCAGGTTATTGGAAAATTTAAGTGACTTGTTTTCAAATATTGTCTCCAATAATCTTAATATTATCATGAAGATCATGACGAGTGCGACATTTATTATGACTATACCAGCTATTATCGCAGGCTTATATGGGATGAATGTGAAACTCCCCTTTCAAAATGTCTCTTATGCTTTTTGGTTGATTGTGCTAGCTGCAACGCTCATTTCATGGTTAGTTTTTCGTATCATGATTCGCAAGCGAATGTTCTAA